A single region of the Pseudorhodoplanes sp. genome encodes:
- a CDS encoding VWA-like domain-containing protein, translating to MPSIPSDAETLARLAKGLRLLTAPLPHLAGLAAAVRVNIDSRVPTMGVFASGRLVVNPAFVAKLKNNELIFVLAHELLHLALRTHDRARGSHHLEFNFAHDYIINDILRVELGFTAIPAGGLDMPGAREKSAEQIVLEMRRNADRMPSQSRVFDGQPVTLRRVLTSATGQAQQDAGDVLDDKTERELFPEEAAEQDAREKMLNELAAKSLALAKAMNAMKGRGADASGGQQQVVTALRGLYRTPWEMALQKWMESVAPGERTFLRPSRRGATRSDVVLPGRKRESWMLNVVLDTSGSMSDEIPRVLGAVADFCDALAVDDIRLVQCDTTVTSDEMLSPGELADYQVRGYGGSDLTPAMLMLADDPNVTACLVITDGDIGYPPQEMPYNTLWVLPASGNSRFRPLYGQVLTMQGGRP from the coding sequence GGCCTTCGCCTGCTCACCGCGCCGCTCCCCCATCTCGCGGGCCTGGCGGCCGCCGTTCGCGTCAACATCGACAGCCGCGTGCCGACCATGGGCGTGTTCGCTTCCGGGCGGCTGGTGGTCAATCCCGCCTTCGTAGCAAAGCTCAAGAACAATGAACTGATTTTCGTGCTCGCACATGAATTGCTGCATCTGGCTTTGCGCACGCATGACCGCGCCCGCGGCAGCCATCATCTCGAGTTCAACTTTGCGCACGATTACATCATCAACGACATCCTGCGCGTGGAGCTCGGCTTCACTGCGATCCCGGCCGGTGGCCTCGACATGCCCGGCGCACGGGAAAAGTCCGCCGAGCAGATCGTGCTGGAGATGCGCCGCAATGCCGACCGCATGCCCTCGCAATCGCGTGTCTTCGATGGCCAGCCGGTGACGCTGCGGAGGGTGCTGACGTCCGCTACCGGCCAGGCGCAACAGGACGCGGGCGACGTGCTCGACGACAAGACCGAACGCGAGCTGTTTCCGGAAGAGGCGGCGGAGCAGGACGCGCGCGAAAAGATGCTCAACGAACTGGCGGCGAAGAGCCTGGCGCTGGCCAAGGCCATGAATGCCATGAAGGGCCGGGGCGCTGACGCAAGCGGGGGACAGCAGCAAGTCGTCACCGCCCTGCGCGGGCTGTACCGCACGCCGTGGGAGATGGCGTTGCAAAAGTGGATGGAATCGGTCGCGCCGGGCGAGCGCACCTTCCTGCGTCCATCCCGGCGCGGCGCAACCCGGTCCGACGTTGTTCTGCCAGGCCGCAAGCGTGAATCCTGGATGCTCAACGTCGTGCTCGATACGTCCGGCTCGATGAGCGACGAGATCCCGCGCGTGCTCGGCGCCGTCGCTGATTTCTGCGACGCGCTGGCGGTTGACGACATCCGCCTCGTGCAATGCGACACCACGGTCACCTCGGACGAGATGCTCTCGCCCGGCGAGCTCGCCGACTATCAGGTGCGGGGCTATGGCGGCAGTGACCTCACGCCCGCCATGCTGATGCTGGCCGACGATCCGAATGTCACCGCCTGCCTGGTCATCACCGACGGCGACATCGGCTACCCGCCCCAGGAGATGCCCTACAACACGCTCTGGGTCTTGCCGGCCAGCGGCAATTCTCGATTCCGCCCGCTCTACGGGCAGGTACTGACCATGCAGGGAGGCCGGCCATGA
- a CDS encoding LCCL domain-containing protein: MKVVQELVAYFDRRGDLSKTYLRKLLDQGFLAADAPATMIDLCNPVGATFYFKVRGESEGPLWGTDTYTGDSSLAAAAVHAGLVKPGQTAIVKVTVVPPLSDYQGSTRNGVTSHDFGRYGAAFRLGPI, translated from the coding sequence ATGAAGGTCGTGCAGGAGCTCGTCGCCTATTTTGATCGCCGGGGCGACTTGTCGAAAACCTATCTGCGCAAGCTGCTCGATCAGGGCTTCCTCGCCGCCGACGCCCCGGCGACGATGATCGATCTTTGCAATCCGGTCGGGGCGACCTTCTATTTCAAGGTGCGGGGTGAGAGCGAGGGTCCGCTCTGGGGCACCGACACCTATACGGGCGATTCATCCCTGGCGGCCGCTGCCGTGCATGCCGGCCTGGTGAAGCCAGGGCAGACGGCCATTGTAAAGGTGACGGTCGTGCCGCCTTTGTCCGACTATCAGGGCTCGACCCGCAATGGGGTCACCAGCCATGACTTCGGGCGCTATGGCGCCGCCTTCCGCCTGGGCCCGATCTAG
- the ilvD gene encoding dihydroxy-acid dehydratase, whose product MDAKANLKAKLPSRHVTEGPERAPHRSYYYAMGLTSAQIHQPFVGVATCWNEAAPCNIALMRQAQAVKKGVAAAGGTPREFCTITVTDGIAMGHAGMRASLPSREVIADSVELTMRGHGYDALIGLAGCDKSLPGMMMSMVRLNVPSIFIYGGSILPGTFKGRPVTIQDVFEAVGKHSVGAMSDEDLNTLEQVACPSAGACGAQFTANTMATVSEAIGLALPYSAGAPAPYEIRDAFCMTAGEQIMDLLLAGIRPRDIVTRKALENAAAVVAASGGSTNAALHLPAIANECGIDFTLFDVAEIFKKTPYIADLKPGGRYVAKDLFEVGGVPLLMKTLLDAGYLHGDCITVTGRTIAENLKSVKWNADQDVVRPATQPLTPTGGVVGLKGNLAPDGAIVKVAGMQNLKFTGPARCFDGEESCFEAVKKKQYKEGEVLVIRYEGPRGGPGMREMLSTTAALYGQGMGDKVALITDGRFSGATRGFCVGHVGPEAAVGGPIGLLRDGDIIELDAENGILNVKLSDDELNKRKADWKARETEYGSGYLWKYAQQVGPAVDGAVTHPGAKAEKTCYADQ is encoded by the coding sequence ATGGACGCGAAAGCCAATCTGAAAGCGAAATTGCCGAGCCGGCATGTCACCGAGGGACCGGAGCGGGCCCCGCACCGGTCCTATTATTATGCAATGGGCCTGACTTCGGCCCAGATTCATCAGCCCTTCGTGGGCGTGGCGACCTGCTGGAACGAGGCCGCCCCCTGCAACATCGCCCTGATGCGTCAGGCGCAGGCGGTGAAAAAGGGCGTGGCCGCCGCCGGCGGCACTCCGCGCGAATTCTGCACCATCACTGTCACCGACGGCATCGCCATGGGCCATGCCGGCATGCGCGCGTCGCTGCCGTCGCGCGAGGTGATCGCGGACTCGGTCGAGCTGACCATGCGCGGCCACGGCTACGACGCGCTGATCGGTCTTGCCGGCTGCGACAAGTCGCTGCCCGGCATGATGATGTCGATGGTGCGTCTGAACGTGCCCTCGATCTTCATCTATGGCGGCTCGATCCTGCCTGGCACCTTCAAGGGCAGGCCCGTGACCATCCAGGATGTGTTCGAGGCGGTCGGGAAGCACTCGGTTGGCGCCATGTCCGACGAAGACCTGAATACGCTGGAGCAGGTGGCGTGCCCGTCGGCCGGCGCCTGCGGCGCGCAATTTACCGCCAACACCATGGCGACGGTCTCCGAGGCGATCGGCCTCGCACTGCCGTATTCGGCGGGCGCGCCGGCGCCTTACGAAATCCGCGACGCCTTCTGCATGACCGCGGGCGAGCAGATCATGGACCTGCTTCTCGCCGGCATCCGTCCTCGCGATATCGTGACCCGAAAAGCACTCGAGAACGCTGCCGCAGTTGTGGCGGCTTCAGGTGGCTCCACAAATGCTGCCTTGCATCTGCCTGCAATTGCTAACGAATGCGGCATTGATTTTACGCTCTTCGACGTCGCCGAAATCTTCAAAAAGACACCATATATCGCGGATTTGAAACCGGGTGGCCGTTATGTCGCCAAGGATTTGTTTGAAGTAGGCGGCGTGCCACTTTTGATGAAAACCTTGCTTGATGCCGGATACCTTCATGGTGATTGCATCACCGTGACAGGCCGCACCATCGCGGAAAATCTCAAGAGCGTGAAATGGAATGCCGATCAGGACGTCGTGCGTCCGGCAACGCAACCCTTGACGCCGACCGGCGGTGTGGTCGGCCTGAAAGGAAATCTCGCGCCGGATGGTGCGATCGTCAAAGTCGCCGGCATGCAGAATTTGAAATTCACTGGTCCGGCGCGCTGCTTCGATGGCGAAGAATCCTGCTTCGAGGCGGTGAAGAAGAAGCAGTACAAGGAAGGCGAAGTTCTGGTCATTCGCTATGAGGGACCGCGCGGCGGCCCTGGCATGCGCGAAATGCTGTCGACCACGGCGGCTTTGTACGGTCAGGGTATGGGCGACAAGGTCGCGCTCATCACCGACGGCCGTTTCTCCGGCGCGACGCGCGGTTTCTGTGTCGGGCATGTCGGCCCGGAGGCCGCGGTGGGAGGTCCGATCGGCTTGCTGCGCGACGGCGACATCATCGAGCTCGATGCCGAGAACGGTATTCTGAATGTGAAATTGTCCGACGACGAACTCAACAAGCGCAAGGCTGACTGGAAGGCGCGCGAAACGGAGTACGGCTCGGGCTATCTCTGGAAATACGCGCAGCAGGTCGGACCGGCGGTCGATGGCGCGGTGACCCACCCCGGCGCGAAGGCCGAGAAGACGTGTTATGCGGATCAATGA
- a CDS encoding tetratricopeptide repeat protein, with protein MRINEVSRIGLLTFGLSIVPAFGFDGTATPPTAKPPITPRDAFVSGAQSLKAGENAKAISSLQYAAEKGHALAQWKLGRMYAAGDGVPQNDLRAFQYFSRIADTHAEDSPDLPQARFVANAFVQLGHYYLEGIPNTSVKADPDRAREMYAYAASYFRDADAQYNLARLYLDGTGGPKDARQAIRWLMLASNKGQYSAQALLGHMLFKGDKIPRQAARGLMYLTLARDNAAGPADKWIVDMHEAASKQATDDERQLAVLYLERYLKGQRD; from the coding sequence ATGCGGATCAATGAGGTTTCGCGTATCGGATTGCTGACGTTCGGGCTCTCGATAGTCCCGGCCTTCGGCTTTGACGGCACGGCGACGCCGCCAACGGCGAAGCCGCCGATCACGCCGCGGGATGCCTTCGTCTCGGGCGCGCAATCGCTCAAGGCCGGCGAAAATGCGAAGGCGATTTCCTCGCTGCAATATGCTGCCGAGAAGGGCCATGCGCTCGCGCAATGGAAGCTCGGCCGCATGTACGCCGCCGGCGATGGTGTGCCGCAGAATGATCTGCGCGCCTTCCAGTATTTCAGCCGCATCGCCGACACGCATGCGGAAGACAGCCCCGATCTGCCGCAGGCACGCTTCGTCGCCAACGCCTTCGTGCAACTGGGGCACTATTATCTTGAAGGTATCCCGAACACTTCGGTGAAGGCCGATCCGGACCGTGCGCGCGAGATGTACGCCTATGCCGCGTCCTATTTCCGCGACGCAGACGCGCAATACAATCTGGCGCGACTCTATCTCGACGGCACCGGCGGGCCGAAGGATGCACGGCAGGCGATCCGCTGGTTGATGCTCGCCTCCAACAAGGGGCAGTACAGCGCCCAGGCCTTGCTTGGTCATATGTTGTTCAAGGGCGACAAGATCCCGCGTCAGGCGGCGCGCGGCTTGATGTATTTGACGCTGGCGCGCGACAATGCTGCGGGCCCCGCCGACAAATGGATTGTCGATATGCACGAGGCCGCCTCCAAGCAGGCGACCGACGACGAGCGCCAACTCGCGGTGCTGTATCTTGAGCGCTATCTCAAGGGCCAGCGGGACTAA
- the xth gene encoding exodeoxyribonuclease III — MRIATWNVNSIKQRIDNLVAWLKERQPDIVCLQETKTTDDNFPREPLESLGYNLAIHGQKTFNGVAILSKFPFDEVTPRLAGEDGDDHARFIEAVISTARGALRVASIYLPNGNPVLSEKYTYKIRWMDRLADYAGERLKLEEDLILAGDYNVIPAPEDVYDPKGWIEDALFRPQTREKFRALTNLGLTEAVRASSDEPGLYTFWDYQAGCWQKNHGLRIDHILLSPRAADKLQRTGIDKHVRAWEKPSDHVPVYVDLGIEPA; from the coding sequence ATGCGGATTGCCACCTGGAACGTCAATTCGATCAAGCAACGCATCGATAACCTTGTTGCGTGGCTGAAGGAGCGGCAGCCTGACATTGTCTGCCTGCAGGAGACCAAAACCACCGACGACAACTTCCCGCGGGAACCGCTGGAATCGCTCGGCTACAACTTGGCCATCCACGGCCAGAAGACCTTCAACGGGGTCGCCATCCTGTCGAAATTCCCGTTCGACGAGGTCACCCCGCGCCTGGCGGGTGAAGACGGCGACGACCATGCCCGCTTCATTGAAGCCGTCATCTCCACCGCCCGCGGAGCGTTGCGCGTCGCTTCCATCTACCTGCCCAACGGCAACCCCGTTCTGAGCGAAAAATATACTTACAAAATAAGGTGGATGGACCGGCTTGCCGATTATGCGGGTGAACGGCTTAAACTGGAAGAAGACCTGATCCTCGCCGGCGACTACAACGTGATCCCGGCGCCCGAGGATGTTTATGACCCCAAGGGCTGGATCGAGGATGCGCTGTTTCGGCCGCAGACCCGCGAGAAATTCCGCGCGCTGACCAATCTCGGCCTCACCGAGGCCGTGCGCGCCTCAAGCGACGAGCCCGGCCTATATACATTCTGGGACTATCAGGCCGGCTGCTGGCAAAAGAACCACGGCCTGCGCATCGATCACATCCTGCTTTCACCGCGCGCGGCCGACAAGTTGCAGCGCACCGGCATCGACAAGCACGTGCGCGCCTGGGAAAAACCGTCGGACCATGTGCCGGTCTATGTTGATCTGGGAATTGAGCCGGCCTGA